One genomic segment of Scophthalmus maximus strain ysfricsl-2021 chromosome 3, ASM2237912v1, whole genome shotgun sequence includes these proteins:
- the LOC118317109 gene encoding uncharacterized protein LOC118317109 isoform X1: MSAATASVADVSRTDDSNRGDHRTHSGQSQAQCTPMPLPALGTQRIIQGNGTNVGTVISLQCPAKHKLVGALTCVMVNNSTHWEGNTFCEPSYEDFGFRVAVLASIVSTAIILLMSMAFITCCLLDCIKEDKRKKQEREGDVWQWEERAQHEDHRSHYSHKGRNNNNNTQEKILSPWDTHNPAICDNMQGCRCYQQYANGFVRTYDPNAPLAALPGHGYDQPLLPRNPEYAQISGPPQYPGAPPSSGQTPSPGLVKNSAAGPGLVRQYGRQHSSLSGANASTAEECNTRSINPPKEFPIRIISV, encoded by the exons ATGTCAGCGGCAACAGCTTCCGTAGCAGATGTGTCCAGGACTGACGACTCGaacagaggggaccaccggacTCACTCGG GCCAGTCCCAGGCTCAGTGTACACCCATGCCCCTGCCTGCCCTGGGCACCCAGAGGATCATCCAAGGTAATGGCACCAACGTGGGCACAGTCATTTCCCTGCAGTGCCCGGCCAAACACAAGTTGGTAGGAGCGCTCACATGTGTCATGGTGAACAACAGCACCCACTGGGAGGGCAATACCTTCTGTGAAC CTTCCTACGAGGACTTTGGTTTCCGTGTGGCTGTGCTGGCATCCATTGTAAGCACAGCTATAATCCTCCTCATGTCCATGGCCTTCATCACCTGCTGCTTGCTCGACTGCATCAAAGAAGACAAGAGGAAAAAGCAGGAGAG ggaGGGAGATGTGTGGCAATGGGAGGAACGGGCCCAACATGAGGACCACAGGTCTCACTACAGCCACAAAggcaggaacaacaacaacaacacccagGAGAAGATACTTTCCCCGTGGGACACCCACAACCCCGCCATATGTGACAACATGCAGGGCTGCAG aTGTTATCAGCAATACGCCAATGGATTTGTCCGCACATATGACCCCAATGCCCCACTTGCTGCTCTACCCGGGCATGGCTATGACCAGCCTCTTTTACCACGAAATCCAGAATACGCACAGATCTCCGGTCCACCTCAATACCCTGGAGCTCCCCCGTCCTCGGGCCAAACTCCGAGCCCAGGCCTGGTCAAGAACTCAGCAGCAGGGCCTGGTTTGGTGCGGCAGTACGGAAGACAGCACAGCAGCTTGTCAGGAGCGAACGCGTCGACTGCAGAGGAGTGCAACACGAGGAGTATAAACCCTCCCAAAGAATTTCCCATAAGGATTATATCAGTGTGA
- the LOC118317109 gene encoding uncharacterized protein LOC118317109 isoform X2, with amino-acid sequence MAVNPKPSLAQCHGEFYTEACVIVRQSQAQCTPMPLPALGTQRIIQGNGTNVGTVISLQCPAKHKLVGALTCVMVNNSTHWEGNTFCEPSYEDFGFRVAVLASIVSTAIILLMSMAFITCCLLDCIKEDKRKKQEREGDVWQWEERAQHEDHRSHYSHKGRNNNNNTQEKILSPWDTHNPAICDNMQGCRCYQQYANGFVRTYDPNAPLAALPGHGYDQPLLPRNPEYAQISGPPQYPGAPPSSGQTPSPGLVKNSAAGPGLVRQYGRQHSSLSGANASTAEECNTRSINPPKEFPIRIISV; translated from the exons ATGGCTGTTAATCCAAAACCGAGTCTGGCCCAGTGTCATGGGGAATTCTACACAGAAGCTTGTGTGATTGTTC GCCAGTCCCAGGCTCAGTGTACACCCATGCCCCTGCCTGCCCTGGGCACCCAGAGGATCATCCAAGGTAATGGCACCAACGTGGGCACAGTCATTTCCCTGCAGTGCCCGGCCAAACACAAGTTGGTAGGAGCGCTCACATGTGTCATGGTGAACAACAGCACCCACTGGGAGGGCAATACCTTCTGTGAAC CTTCCTACGAGGACTTTGGTTTCCGTGTGGCTGTGCTGGCATCCATTGTAAGCACAGCTATAATCCTCCTCATGTCCATGGCCTTCATCACCTGCTGCTTGCTCGACTGCATCAAAGAAGACAAGAGGAAAAAGCAGGAGAG ggaGGGAGATGTGTGGCAATGGGAGGAACGGGCCCAACATGAGGACCACAGGTCTCACTACAGCCACAAAggcaggaacaacaacaacaacacccagGAGAAGATACTTTCCCCGTGGGACACCCACAACCCCGCCATATGTGACAACATGCAGGGCTGCAG aTGTTATCAGCAATACGCCAATGGATTTGTCCGCACATATGACCCCAATGCCCCACTTGCTGCTCTACCCGGGCATGGCTATGACCAGCCTCTTTTACCACGAAATCCAGAATACGCACAGATCTCCGGTCCACCTCAATACCCTGGAGCTCCCCCGTCCTCGGGCCAAACTCCGAGCCCAGGCCTGGTCAAGAACTCAGCAGCAGGGCCTGGTTTGGTGCGGCAGTACGGAAGACAGCACAGCAGCTTGTCAGGAGCGAACGCGTCGACTGCAGAGGAGTGCAACACGAGGAGTATAAACCCTCCCAAAGAATTTCCCATAAGGATTATATCAGTGTGA